Proteins from one Candidatus Saccharibacteria bacterium genomic window:
- the dcm gene encoding DNA (cytosine-5-)-methyltransferase, whose amino-acid sequence MSFSYVDLFSGIGGFRIGLDAIGGESVGFSEIDKKAIETYLANFNDPEDYNLGDVTEIKELPEVDLIVGGVPCQSWSVAGKKRGFDDPRGKLWY is encoded by the coding sequence ATGAGTTTCAGCTATGTTGATTTGTTTTCAGGAATTGGAGGGTTTCGGATTGGCTTAGATGCTATTGGTGGGGAAAGTGTCGGATTCTCTGAGATAGACAAGAAAGCGATTGAGACATACTTAGCAAACTTTAACGATCCCGAAGATTACAACCTAGGGGATGTTACAGAAATCAAAGAATTACCAGAGGTCGATCTAATTGTTGGTGGTGTGCCCTGCCAGTCTTGGTCTGTAGCGGGCAAAAAAAGAGGGTTTGATGATCCTCGTGGTAAGCTTTGGTACG